Proteins encoded together in one Rhipicephalus sanguineus isolate Rsan-2018 unplaced genomic scaffold, BIME_Rsan_1.4 Seq649, whole genome shotgun sequence window:
- the LOC119377981 gene encoding uncharacterized protein LOC119377981: protein MTWCQERKYRLTASNFGTALLRRQWTDKGLSNLTSSKDLSRVPAVRYGIGNEARALQRYEEALRNTGRDVQLQSAGLFVNPEYPWLGASPDAIVYDPSEDQPWGCVEVKCPYSLKDFDSEKLMTAKDICVN, encoded by the exons ATGACTTGGTGCCAAGAAAGGAAGTACCGGCTCACAGCGTCTAACTTTGGCACTGCACTTTTGCGGAGACAATGGACAGATAAAGGTCTCAGTAACCTAACGTCATCAAAGGACCTATCCAGGGTCCCTGCTGTCAG GTACGGCATTGGCAACGAGGCAAGGGCATTACAGCGGTATGAAGAAGCCTTGAGAAACACGGGCCGGGATGTTCAGCTTCAGAGTGCCGGGCTGTTTGTTAACCCTGAGTATCCGTGGCTTGGTGCATCACCAGATGCCATTGTCTATGATCCATCCGAAGATCAACCATGGGGGTGTGTCGAAGTCAAGTGCCCGTACAGCTTGAAGGATTTTGACTCTGAGAAACTTATGACCGCGAAGGACATTTGTGTAAATTGA